From Halorubrum salinarum, one genomic window encodes:
- the xseA gene encoding exodeoxyribonuclease VII large subunit, with product MAVDDEIGSGNAEANETAWSVARLNDEIAATLESAADRFPTYVVGEVSDATAKGYGTFFTLRDVDGDETIQCIIWSSYRDRIEGDITEGEEVIVRANVDFYTDGGRTQLNVKNYWPVGNSERSQQLEALRAELADEGLFADDRKQPVPSFPSNIGIVTSLTGSAREDFREAAWGRAPGVTLTFFGATVQGTNAVPSLVGAIRQADQDPDIDSIVVTRGGGADDTLWCFNEEPVVRAIADCQTPTVVAIGHEDDETLSERVADKAAITPTQAGVVATPDMRAVRDQVVALERRLETGYAAIVTDRLDAITRRVDNAIVSIERAADNRRAQIQRAADLEQRVDTIYATLTSARLDELDSRIESALQGVEHAAETEAVTATAARGRVAGLEARIDQAYETHVQREVVALERRIERGYQDIETSTDVQAAQQQARRLQIVVLVLLGLLLLGIALWATGVL from the coding sequence ATGGCCGTTGACGATGAAATTGGGAGTGGGAACGCGGAAGCCAATGAAACGGCGTGGTCAGTAGCCAGGCTCAACGACGAGATCGCGGCAACCCTCGAATCCGCAGCTGACCGATTTCCAACGTATGTCGTCGGCGAAGTATCGGATGCGACAGCGAAGGGGTATGGAACGTTCTTTACGCTACGTGATGTCGACGGCGACGAAACAATCCAGTGTATTATTTGGTCATCGTACCGTGATCGGATTGAGGGGGATATCACAGAGGGCGAGGAGGTGATCGTCCGTGCGAACGTCGATTTCTACACAGATGGCGGCCGGACCCAGCTCAACGTCAAAAACTACTGGCCGGTCGGCAACTCTGAGCGGTCTCAACAATTAGAAGCATTGCGTGCTGAACTGGCCGATGAGGGCCTCTTCGCTGATGATCGCAAACAGCCGGTGCCGTCATTTCCGTCGAATATCGGCATCGTCACCTCACTCACGGGATCCGCACGGGAAGATTTCCGGGAGGCTGCCTGGGGACGCGCACCGGGAGTAACGCTCACGTTCTTCGGCGCAACGGTTCAGGGCACCAACGCGGTGCCGTCGCTCGTCGGCGCAATTCGGCAAGCCGACCAAGATCCGGACATCGACAGTATCGTCGTCACCCGTGGTGGCGGCGCAGACGACACGCTGTGGTGTTTTAACGAAGAGCCCGTCGTCCGGGCCATTGCGGACTGTCAGACGCCCACAGTCGTCGCGATCGGCCATGAGGACGATGAGACGCTGTCCGAACGTGTCGCAGACAAAGCGGCGATCACACCGACTCAGGCTGGGGTCGTGGCGACGCCTGATATGCGTGCTGTCCGTGACCAAGTAGTCGCACTCGAACGCCGACTAGAAACTGGATACGCGGCGATTGTCACCGACCGCTTGGACGCTATTACCCGTCGGGTCGACAACGCGATCGTCAGTATCGAACGAGCAGCAGACAATCGACGAGCGCAGATTCAGCGCGCCGCTGATCTCGAACAGCGAGTCGACACCATCTACGCGACACTCACGTCAGCTCGACTCGACGAGCTCGATTCACGGATCGAGAGCGCCCTCCAAGGGGTAGAACACGCCGCAGAGACGGAGGCTGTAACGGCCACCGCAGCACGCGGTCGTGTCGCTGGCCTCGAAGCACGGATCGACCAAGCGTACGAGACGCACGTCCAGCGAGAGGTTGTGGCCCTCGAACGCAGGATCGAACGAGGGTATCAAGACATCGAAACGAGCACAGACGTTCAGGCGGCACAGCAGCAAGCTCGGAGACTACAGATAGTCGTTCTCGTCCTTCTCGGCCTCCTGTTGCTCGGTATCGCGTTGTGGGCTACCGGAGTACTGTGA
- a CDS encoding bifunctional metallophosphatase/5'-nucleotidase, whose amino-acid sequence MGDEDLRRRSVLTYLGATGVSVSLAGCNLSENGTNSTDSQPNGTNSTDSGMSPEPSTESLTLLHDTHVGGRLGDAGAEDNENIENYFGLMDDLEAPDRTLRLGAGDDLGSSALSSEFEGQHVIDPFEAGGLTHDTFGNHDFDFGPDVLRTRVSETEDFLWVTANVDEPSGEVFASAEGAERYDIVDVAGVSIGVTGVLTPRAREVTSLGNATVRPPTDALSEVVPAMRDDGAEVVVVMSHVANDLARNEIAPNVDGIDVIVGDDAAEQFDEAVEVNDTILSFVGDEYDFLGEVTLEVGEDGIESFDRSVYDVSEEDMEPNEAVEAVADFYRRQVDSEVIGEATVQLNCVSEDLRTGETNMGNFVADAIGAALGSDVVIQNGGGIRTNTLYSPGDITDLLIRQILPFGNTTIELEVSGQTIHDALENGVSEVESLEGRFPQVSGIEFAWDPDGEPGDRIAPADVTVGGDPLDLEATYTLGTNNFMADGGDGYSMLPDATRTGTGDTTISQLVIDRIQAQSPIAPETDGRITRL is encoded by the coding sequence ATGGGAGATGAAGATCTCCGACGACGGTCGGTACTCACGTATCTTGGGGCAACCGGTGTCAGCGTCTCGCTCGCTGGGTGTAATCTCAGCGAGAATGGGACCAACTCCACAGATTCACAGCCCAACGGGACAAACAGTACAGACAGTGGGATGTCTCCAGAGCCCTCCACGGAGTCACTCACATTGCTTCACGACACCCACGTCGGTGGCCGACTCGGGGACGCCGGGGCTGAAGATAACGAGAATATCGAGAATTACTTCGGACTGATGGACGACCTCGAAGCACCGGATCGGACGCTGCGATTGGGCGCTGGTGATGATCTGGGGTCGTCGGCGCTGTCATCAGAGTTTGAAGGCCAACACGTCATTGATCCCTTTGAGGCAGGGGGCCTGACCCACGACACGTTTGGCAACCACGACTTTGATTTCGGGCCAGATGTCCTCCGCACACGAGTCAGTGAGACTGAGGATTTCCTGTGGGTCACTGCGAATGTCGACGAACCCTCTGGTGAAGTGTTTGCCAGCGCCGAAGGCGCTGAGCGCTACGACATCGTGGACGTCGCTGGCGTTTCAATCGGTGTCACGGGCGTCCTGACGCCACGAGCGCGAGAGGTCACCAGTCTCGGGAATGCGACGGTCCGACCGCCGACCGACGCCCTCAGCGAGGTTGTCCCAGCGATGCGAGACGACGGTGCTGAGGTGGTCGTTGTGATGTCACACGTGGCCAACGACTTAGCGCGCAATGAGATCGCCCCCAACGTCGACGGCATTGACGTCATTGTTGGTGATGACGCCGCTGAACAGTTCGATGAGGCCGTCGAGGTGAACGATACTATACTCTCGTTCGTTGGCGACGAGTACGACTTCCTGGGAGAGGTAACCCTCGAAGTGGGTGAAGACGGGATCGAGTCTTTCGATCGGTCTGTCTACGATGTAAGTGAGGAGGACATGGAGCCGAACGAAGCCGTCGAGGCGGTCGCCGACTTCTACCGTCGACAAGTCGACAGCGAAGTGATTGGGGAAGCCACTGTCCAACTCAATTGTGTGAGCGAGGACCTCCGCACCGGCGAGACGAATATGGGGAACTTCGTTGCCGATGCGATTGGAGCTGCCCTCGGGTCTGATGTCGTTATTCAAAACGGCGGTGGGATCCGAACAAACACGCTGTACTCACCTGGCGACATTACTGACCTGCTCATTCGGCAGATCCTCCCGTTCGGGAATACGACGATTGAATTAGAAGTGAGCGGGCAGACGATTCACGATGCTCTTGAAAACGGTGTGAGCGAAGTTGAGAGTCTTGAAGGTCGGTTCCCGCAGGTTAGTGGGATAGAATTCGCCTGGGATCCTGATGGTGAGCCAGGCGACCGGATTGCCCCGGCCGATGTCACTGTCGGGGGTGACCCTCTAGACCTAGAGGCGACCTACACACTCGGGACGAACAATTTCATGGCTGATGGCGGTGACGGGTACAGCATGCTGCCGGATGCGACGCGGACCGGCACTGGCGACACGACGATTTCGCAGTTGGTGATCGACCGGATCCAAGCGCAGTCGCCGATCGCGCCGGAGACTGACGGCCGGATCACGCGACTGTAA
- a CDS encoding RNA-guided endonuclease InsQ/TnpB family protein codes for MTELTKTLELKLVKPNAHKRRKLRETREAYQQALHDAFDAQCTTQTEANNVVVNYDLSGYAKNALKKYVPQLTTTYNAGELHDDHPVRFTNEGLRLDHKPKNAIEWYVKIPHHEDYHLWMPAQPNPEQRDWLEALNAGDATMGESRLFERDGTWYLHVTVTRDVEDGSEASAEERTPIGVDIGEASLVTVCHRDRHGSPTAPELWTDEGKTVRRLRKTYFTATRRLQTRGSERIAESFGDDLWDQIDDVFHRVTRKVVEYAESVENPVLVLEDLTYIRESMDYGEYMNRRLHGWGFAKLHAQIRYKAVEKGIPVETVNPRNTSKDCHACGEVGYRPRQATFKCTNDACWMGEYQADVNGAVNIADRYLSGESRFREHENDDDSAEDGGRLTAPQDSQADATKQETLGTYAS; via the coding sequence GTGACCGAACTCACGAAGACGCTGGAACTCAAACTGGTAAAGCCGAACGCGCACAAACGGAGGAAACTCCGTGAGACGCGAGAGGCGTACCAACAGGCCCTTCACGATGCCTTCGACGCCCAATGCACCACGCAGACCGAAGCGAACAATGTGGTGGTCAACTACGACCTGAGCGGGTACGCGAAGAACGCGCTCAAGAAGTACGTCCCGCAACTCACGACGACGTACAACGCGGGCGAACTTCACGACGACCACCCTGTTCGCTTCACGAACGAAGGGCTACGGCTCGACCACAAGCCCAAGAACGCAATCGAATGGTACGTCAAAATCCCGCACCACGAGGACTACCACCTCTGGATGCCAGCACAACCGAATCCCGAACAGAGGGACTGGTTGGAAGCGTTGAACGCGGGAGACGCCACGATGGGCGAGAGTCGGCTATTTGAGCGGGACGGAACGTGGTATCTCCACGTCACCGTGACCCGCGACGTAGAGGATGGTTCCGAGGCGTCCGCCGAAGAACGGACGCCCATCGGAGTCGATATTGGAGAAGCGTCACTCGTCACGGTGTGTCACCGCGACAGGCACGGTTCTCCGACCGCTCCCGAACTGTGGACCGACGAGGGCAAAACCGTCCGTCGGCTCAGAAAGACCTACTTCACCGCCACACGGCGACTCCAGACGCGCGGAAGTGAGCGTATCGCGGAGTCCTTCGGGGACGACCTGTGGGACCAGATAGACGACGTGTTCCACCGCGTCACCCGCAAAGTCGTGGAGTACGCCGAGTCCGTCGAGAATCCCGTTCTTGTTCTGGAAGACCTGACGTACATACGGGAGTCGATGGACTACGGCGAGTACATGAACCGCCGTCTCCACGGATGGGGATTCGCCAAACTCCACGCGCAGATACGCTACAAAGCTGTCGAGAAGGGTATCCCTGTCGAAACGGTGAACCCGCGCAACACCTCGAAAGATTGCCATGCGTGCGGTGAGGTAGGATACCGCCCACGACAGGCGACATTCAAGTGTACGAACGATGCGTGTTGGATGGGTGAGTACCAAGCGGACGTGAACGGAGCGGTGAACATCGCAGACCGCTACCTCAGCGGAGAGAGTCGTTTCAGAGAACACGAAAACGACGATGACTCGGCTGAGGATGGGGGGCGTTTGACCGCCCCACAAGACAGCCAAGCCGATGCTACCAAGCAAGAGACGCTTGGAACGTATGCGTCTTGA
- the trpB gene encoding tryptophan synthase subunit beta, with protein sequence MATPGQFGEFGGRHVPEPLEEPLAELAAAYEEAIADDEFMAEFRDLLEHFAGRPTPVFYAETLSERYGADIYLKHEDLLHGGAHKLNNTLGQALLAKRAGKDRLIAETGAGQHGTATAMVGALLNLDTTVYMGRHDMQRQEMNVFRMRLMGAEVKPVDRGNEGLAEAVDAALEDFAENVASTHYLVGSVVGPDPFPRMVREFQSVIGKEAREQIQELHGDLPDACVACVGGGSNSIGLWHAFKDDDVAFYGAEPGGTDDANHSAPLSKTKQEEPQIFQGMKTKTIGDETDNHSISAGLDYPAIGPEHAALQEMGRAEYHAVSDDEALAAFRELSEAEGIIPALEPAHALALAAKLAEEDRHDTLLVNLCGRGDKDMQTAAEHFDLSD encoded by the coding sequence ATGGCGACGCCAGGCCAGTTTGGTGAATTTGGTGGGCGACATGTTCCGGAACCCCTTGAGGAACCATTGGCAGAACTCGCTGCTGCGTACGAAGAAGCGATCGCTGATGACGAGTTCATGGCCGAGTTCCGCGACCTGCTGGAACACTTTGCTGGGCGTCCAACACCAGTGTTCTACGCAGAAACGCTCAGCGAACGATATGGTGCGGATATCTATCTCAAGCATGAAGACCTGCTCCACGGCGGAGCGCACAAACTCAACAACACGCTGGGGCAGGCGCTGCTGGCAAAACGAGCTGGGAAAGACCGGTTGATCGCAGAGACAGGCGCCGGTCAACACGGCACCGCAACCGCGATGGTTGGTGCCCTGTTGAACCTCGATACAACCGTGTACATGGGCCGCCACGACATGCAGCGGCAGGAGATGAACGTCTTCCGGATGCGGCTCATGGGCGCTGAAGTGAAGCCCGTCGACCGTGGCAACGAGGGGCTTGCTGAAGCAGTCGACGCAGCTTTGGAGGACTTTGCTGAAAACGTTGCGTCTACGCACTATCTCGTCGGCAGTGTCGTCGGCCCTGACCCGTTCCCGCGGATGGTGCGCGAGTTCCAGTCTGTCATCGGCAAGGAAGCTCGCGAACAAATCCAAGAGCTCCACGGCGACCTACCGGATGCGTGCGTTGCGTGTGTTGGAGGCGGATCGAATTCGATCGGTCTCTGGCACGCGTTCAAAGACGATGATGTCGCGTTCTACGGTGCCGAGCCAGGTGGGACTGATGACGCGAACCACTCGGCGCCGCTGTCGAAGACAAAGCAAGAGGAGCCACAGATCTTCCAGGGGATGAAAACGAAGACCATCGGCGACGAGACTGACAACCACTCGATCTCGGCTGGGCTTGACTATCCGGCGATTGGCCCCGAGCATGCCGCACTCCAAGAGATGGGACGAGCTGAATACCACGCTGTTTCCGATGACGAGGCGTTGGCTGCCTTCCGTGAACTGAGCGAAGCAGAGGGGATAATCCCCGCCTTAGAACCCGCCCATGCGCTTGCGTTGGCTGCGAAGCTGGCTGAGGAAGATCGCCACGATACACTGCTTGTGAACCTCTGTGGCCGTGGCGATAAGGACATGCAAACGGCTGCGGAGCACTTTGATCTCTCAGACTGA
- a CDS encoding exodeoxyribonuclease VII small subunit, giving the protein MSEDDVDIAERIERLEEIAETLEDGEVDLPTAKELREEADTHLEELREALDVGDGDIIEIDGTEAEIES; this is encoded by the coding sequence ATGAGCGAGGACGATGTCGACATCGCAGAGCGGATCGAGCGACTCGAGGAGATCGCAGAAACGCTTGAGGACGGGGAAGTCGATCTGCCGACAGCAAAGGAGCTCCGAGAGGAGGCTGACACACATCTTGAAGAGCTCCGTGAAGCGTTGGACGTCGGGGACGGTGACATCATTGAGATTGATGGCACCGAGGCCGAGATCGAATCTTAA
- a CDS encoding ArsR/SmtB family transcription factor, which yields MATNHTQAAPGEFPEDPEELLPEESVLSLDEYLAMHAAVGHRTRYEILYRLVHGGDMSPKELDEVIEIDDSTLHYHLNKLVDVGLVEKRQQTERGQNGLYTYYRATVFGEVTLTRGVDELIRGEGDFDEMYNSSADRQ from the coding sequence ATGGCGACGAATCACACACAGGCGGCTCCCGGAGAGTTCCCGGAAGATCCCGAAGAATTGCTCCCAGAAGAGAGCGTTCTCAGTCTCGACGAGTATCTTGCGATGCACGCGGCCGTAGGGCATCGGACCAGATATGAGATTCTCTACCGACTCGTCCACGGCGGAGACATGAGTCCGAAAGAACTAGACGAAGTGATTGAGATCGATGATAGCACACTTCACTATCACCTCAACAAACTCGTTGATGTGGGCCTCGTCGAAAAACGTCAACAGACAGAGCGAGGCCAAAATGGGTTGTACACGTACTACCGAGCGACGGTGTTCGGAGAAGTGACGCTCACACGCGGCGTAGATGAGTTGATTCGTGGTGAAGGTGACTTCGACGAGATGTATAATAGTTCAGCCGACCGCCAGTGA
- a CDS encoding GNAT family N-acetyltransferase, protein MESNELSLRSYDTRDDDAIWSLHEWAIEETGVNPADVPGTEDLRTVETSYLETGGTFIVGTVDGEKSESDHSTEAGQPGYTLSDLTTYDGLLVAMGGVLPNQAGHSDERDRPGAAELHRMRVAPPHQRRGYGKQILCELERRAAAIGFETLLATTSTRQSAALDFYAGQGYEQTGTSTAGSYELVHFEKQL, encoded by the coding sequence GTGGAATCGAACGAATTGTCACTCCGATCCTACGACACGCGGGATGACGATGCCATTTGGTCGCTCCATGAATGGGCGATAGAGGAAACGGGCGTCAATCCGGCTGACGTTCCTGGGACGGAAGATCTCCGGACGGTAGAAACATCGTATCTTGAGACTGGAGGGACATTCATTGTCGGCACCGTCGACGGCGAGAAGTCAGAAAGCGACCACTCAACTGAGGCCGGGCAACCGGGGTACACACTATCGGACCTTACAACCTACGACGGGCTCCTCGTCGCAATGGGCGGGGTTCTACCGAATCAAGCTGGTCACAGCGACGAACGAGATAGGCCCGGGGCCGCAGAACTCCATCGAATGCGTGTCGCCCCACCGCATCAACGACGGGGGTATGGGAAGCAAATTCTTTGTGAGCTTGAGCGGCGAGCTGCTGCTATTGGCTTTGAGACGCTTCTCGCGACGACGTCAACGCGACAATCGGCCGCGCTTGACTTCTATGCCGGGCAAGGGTATGAACAGACAGGGACCTCAACCGCCGGATCATACGAGCTCGTCCATTTTGAAAAGCAGCTGTAG
- a CDS encoding M20/M25/M40 family metallo-hydrolase, protein MTTPIHERPGDLLSELIQFETVNPPGDERACIEYIDGLLTEAGITTETLATEAARPNLLARLPGGDAPPLLLQGHVDVVPTDGQEWDEPPFSGIQKDGFVWGRGALDMKGGVAMMVAALLRAAEEEINPAGDVLLLVLADEETGGDIGAKYLVEHHPERFADVEYAIGEFGGFPLRIDGTEFYPIQVAEKRVCWLEATVTGRGGHASRPQCDGAMNTLGKLLTRLTEQRLPVHITPPARKFIEALAAEANSQRAEQLRGLLDPDRTDDILDELGPISERLDPMLHNTVSPTVVNGGGKVNVHPAEVDLRLDARLLPGVTPDAFLEEVWEVIGELEGVEFEVTRFDGGESASIDMGLFDLLSESLRTNHPAAIPVPFLLTGATDGRFFEQLDVQPYGFTPLKLPPAFEFESLVHAANERVPIEAVEFGTETLSTVIREYDAA, encoded by the coding sequence ATGACAACGCCAATCCACGAACGGCCGGGTGACCTGCTGTCGGAACTCATCCAATTTGAGACGGTGAACCCGCCAGGCGACGAGCGTGCCTGTATTGAGTACATTGACGGGCTTCTCACTGAAGCGGGCATCACTACTGAGACCCTCGCGACTGAGGCTGCGCGACCGAATCTTCTCGCCCGTCTGCCTGGTGGCGATGCGCCACCTCTGCTACTCCAAGGGCACGTCGACGTCGTTCCAACGGACGGCCAAGAGTGGGACGAGCCGCCCTTTTCGGGAATACAAAAAGACGGATTCGTTTGGGGCCGTGGTGCGCTGGACATGAAAGGAGGTGTCGCAATGATGGTCGCGGCGCTGCTCCGGGCTGCTGAAGAGGAGATTAACCCCGCGGGCGATGTGTTACTGCTCGTTCTCGCAGACGAGGAGACTGGCGGTGATATCGGTGCGAAATATCTGGTCGAACACCACCCAGAACGCTTTGCGGACGTGGAGTACGCGATCGGAGAGTTCGGTGGCTTCCCATTGCGCATCGATGGGACAGAGTTCTACCCCATTCAGGTCGCTGAAAAGCGGGTCTGTTGGCTTGAAGCGACAGTAACTGGGCGTGGTGGTCACGCCTCTCGACCCCAGTGCGATGGCGCAATGAACACGCTTGGGAAACTGCTCACACGGCTGACCGAGCAGCGCCTCCCCGTTCACATCACACCGCCAGCCCGCAAATTCATTGAGGCACTCGCCGCCGAAGCCAATTCCCAGCGGGCCGAGCAGTTGCGGGGCTTGCTGGATCCCGACCGTACTGATGACATTCTGGACGAGCTCGGCCCCATTTCGGAGCGGTTGGATCCGATGCTTCACAACACGGTGAGCCCGACAGTCGTCAACGGCGGCGGGAAGGTGAACGTTCATCCGGCAGAGGTCGACCTCCGCCTCGACGCACGGCTGCTTCCGGGGGTGACACCGGATGCGTTCCTCGAGGAGGTATGGGAGGTTATTGGTGAGCTTGAGGGTGTGGAATTTGAAGTCACACGATTCGATGGCGGTGAGAGTGCGTCCATCGATATGGGGCTGTTTGATCTACTGAGCGAGTCCCTGCGGACGAATCACCCAGCGGCGATTCCAGTCCCCTTCCTTCTCACTGGCGCCACTGACGGGCGATTCTTTGAACAGCTTGACGTCCAACCCTACGGGTTCACTCCGTTGAAGCTGCCGCCGGCGTTTGAGTTTGAATCCTTAGTCCACGCAGCAAATGAGCGAGTTCCTATCGAAGCTGTCGAGTTTGGGACTGAGACATTGTCGACCGTGATTCGAGAGTACGATGCTGCCTGA
- a CDS encoding DUF7509 family protein: MNEEITRDLIADRLGHVPYDRFLFYLMGPYKSFNLNYILTEEERQEIAVDDLPGPLRRLFQNKDEIDAAQALLRRIQGALRVTPGVNAFLAVDVDVDTDEVDAATQSIEYTQCSNATAFILPFLGHNFGVGEEAGSILEALSETHSDRLIFFHEDDVTSAMIRSAQVRWDLRVGTYETESELISKLRLFTAGIMHQERRGDLDMLD; the protein is encoded by the coding sequence ATGAATGAGGAGATAACACGTGACCTAATTGCTGACCGATTAGGCCACGTACCGTACGACCGGTTTCTCTTCTACTTAATGGGCCCATACAAGTCGTTCAATCTCAACTACATCCTCACCGAGGAGGAGCGTCAGGAAATTGCGGTGGACGACCTCCCAGGGCCGCTCCGGCGATTGTTCCAAAACAAAGACGAGATCGACGCGGCGCAGGCATTGCTACGACGGATACAGGGCGCACTTCGTGTCACCCCCGGAGTGAACGCCTTTCTTGCCGTCGACGTTGATGTAGATACTGACGAGGTGGATGCGGCGACACAAAGTATCGAGTATACGCAGTGTAGTAACGCAACTGCGTTCATTTTACCGTTTCTCGGGCATAATTTCGGTGTCGGGGAAGAAGCTGGGAGCATCCTCGAAGCACTCTCAGAAACACATAGTGATCGTCTCATCTTCTTCCATGAAGACGATGTGACGAGTGCGATGATTCGGTCAGCACAGGTGCGATGGGATCTCCGGGTAGGAACGTATGAAACTGAGTCAGAACTGATTTCGAAACTTCGGCTATTCACAGCTGGTATTATGCACCAAGAGCGTCGCGGAGACCTCGACATGTTGGATTGA
- a CDS encoding TRAM domain-containing protein — translation MEISEELQTLYSATVEERDGEYYLSVPAREIETGSLEVEESVRVALLSPASSTTTLGDAASSPEPPTEPAEPTGPPVSVGETREVDIESIGDQGDGIAKVDRGYVVIVPDTDLGETVTVEIEQVQDNVAFATVVDRNLRQAQ, via the coding sequence ATGGAAATCTCTGAGGAGCTTCAGACACTGTATTCTGCGACTGTCGAGGAACGGGACGGAGAGTACTATCTGTCGGTGCCAGCCCGAGAAATCGAGACGGGATCGCTCGAAGTCGAGGAGTCTGTCCGTGTAGCGCTACTCTCGCCAGCGTCATCGACAACGACACTTGGTGATGCCGCATCGAGCCCAGAACCGCCGACGGAACCTGCTGAGCCAACTGGACCGCCGGTTTCTGTGGGCGAGACACGAGAGGTTGACATCGAGAGTATTGGCGATCAGGGAGATGGCATCGCGAAGGTGGATCGTGGCTACGTAGTGATCGTTCCGGATACGGATCTCGGTGAAACGGTCACTGTCGAGATCGAGCAAGTACAGGATAACGTTGCGTTCGCCACGGTCGTTGATCGAAACCTTCGCCAGGCCCAGTAA
- a CDS encoding DUF4864 domain-containing protein: MFSPSSSDEYPVEGVPTPTQEFGPGRAVEIQLTALADNDDPVENAGIKAAYNFASPANRRATGPLSRFVRMVEQPRYAVMIDHVEAVTGALERDGDRAEQRVRLTGPGGRTATYLFGLSEGATGPLAGCWLTDRVLVE, encoded by the coding sequence GTGTTTTCCCCATCATCGTCTGACGAGTACCCCGTCGAGGGAGTCCCGACACCGACTCAGGAGTTCGGCCCCGGCCGGGCCGTCGAGATACAGCTGACAGCGCTCGCGGACAACGACGATCCCGTCGAAAACGCCGGTATCAAGGCCGCGTACAACTTCGCCTCGCCCGCCAACCGACGGGCGACCGGGCCGTTGTCACGGTTCGTCCGGATGGTCGAGCAGCCGCGCTACGCCGTGATGATCGACCACGTCGAGGCGGTGACGGGGGCGCTTGAACGCGACGGCGACCGCGCGGAGCAGCGGGTCAGGCTCACGGGCCCCGGCGGCCGGACGGCGACGTACCTCTTCGGCCTCTCCGAAGGGGCTACCGGACCGCTCGCCGGGTGCTGGCTCACCGACCGGGTCCTGGTCGAGTGA
- a CDS encoding DUF7437 domain-containing protein — protein sequence MSRTSNRADGDIVQDFLSVADLLEEPQLAQLYAYLAREGEAIVQNVMDDLEIVQGTAYSYVNRLVDAGVVNIIDDEQPRRYAAREIDLTVTMAARDREYTITPALIDAVGRRETDADIDTYIDRHSVAGLATALTYAIARERGRVTHRLMAEDLDISPMAAEMILQVLRPVVHEHYEIDESGAGLNELDIDGDG from the coding sequence GTGTCACGCACCTCAAACCGCGCCGACGGCGACATCGTCCAGGACTTTCTCTCGGTCGCGGACCTCCTCGAAGAGCCACAGCTCGCCCAGCTGTACGCGTACCTTGCTCGGGAAGGGGAAGCGATCGTCCAGAACGTGATGGACGACCTCGAGATCGTACAGGGGACCGCTTACAGCTATGTCAACCGCCTCGTCGACGCCGGCGTCGTCAACATCATCGACGACGAGCAGCCGCGGCGGTACGCAGCCCGAGAGATTGACCTGACTGTGACCATGGCTGCTCGCGATCGTGAGTACACGATTACACCGGCGCTGATCGACGCCGTCGGCCGCCGCGAAACGGACGCCGACATCGACACCTACATCGACCGCCACAGCGTCGCCGGCCTCGCGACCGCGCTCACCTACGCGATCGCCCGCGAACGGGGCAGGGTGACCCACCGCCTGATGGCGGAGGACCTGGACATCTCGCCGATGGCAGCGGAGATGATCTTACAGGTGCTCCGGCCCGTCGTCCACGAACATTACGAGATAGATGAGTCAGGAGCAGGACTCAACGAGTTGGACATCGACGGCGACGGCTGA
- the tnpA gene encoding IS200/IS605 family transposase — protein sequence MKTTRHATYNLNYHIVWLPKYRQSVLVNEVADRVRTILREIADDKGLEILDLTVQPDHIHLFVSSPPKHAPSLLANWFKGISSRKYNHRYADHDGEKIGWARGYYAGTAGHVSSETVMNYIQRHEGDDS from the coding sequence ATGAAGACCACACGTCACGCGACCTACAACCTCAACTACCACATAGTGTGGTTGCCGAAGTACCGACAGTCGGTACTTGTCAACGAGGTCGCAGACCGTGTGCGAACCATCCTCCGCGAAATAGCCGACGACAAGGGCCTCGAAATACTTGACCTGACCGTTCAGCCCGACCACATCCATCTGTTCGTTAGTAGCCCGCCGAAGCACGCCCCTTCTCTCCTCGCTAACTGGTTCAAGGGTATTTCCTCGCGGAAGTACAACCACCGCTACGCTGACCACGACGGTGAGAAAATCGGATGGGCGCGCGGATACTACGCAGGAACGGCGGGACACGTATCCAGCGAAACGGTCATGAACTACATCCAGAGGCACGAAGGGGACGATTCGTGA